GCCATCTCCGGCACCAACACCAGCGGGCAGCAGATCGCCATCCGTCCCCTGAGCCAGAAGGGACAGGTCCCCATCATGTCCACCGCCGCCACCAACCCGGTGGTGACCCAGGATCCCAAGACGGGCAAGCCCTATCCCTACTCCTTCCGGATCTGCTTCACCGACCCCTACGTGAGCACCTGTGTGGCGGAACTGGCCTACCGCTACCTGGGCAAGCGCAAGGCGGTGCTCTTCACCGACGTGGGCAGCGACTACGCCGAGGGGATGAAGGTCTTCTTCGTGAAGCAGTTCGAGAAACTGGGAGGCAAGATCGCCACCATCCAGGGCTATCGGGGCGGGGACGTGGACTTCCGAGCTCAGATCACCGCGGCCAAGGCCAGCGGGGGGGACGTGGTCTTCGTGCCCGGGGTGTACAAGGACATGGCCCTGATCATCAAGCAGTGCGCGGAGATGGACTGGCACCCCGCCTTCATCGGTGGCGACGGCTACAGCCCCGCCATGTACGAGATCGCCGGGGCCGCCATGGAGGGCACCTACTGGGTCTCCAACGTGGACTGGGACGACCCGAACCTGGTCCCCTTCGCCAAGGCCTACGAGAAGCGCTGGGGCAAGTACCCCGTGGAGATGGGGGCGGCGGTGTACTCCTACGAGGCCACCATGGCCCTGCTGGACGCGGCCAAGCGGGCCGCGGCGGCCAACGGCGGCAAGGTGACCGGAGCCCTCATCGCCCGGGAGGTGGTGAAGACGAAGAACCTGAAGATGCCCGACTTCACCTATACCTGCGACCCCGCCACCCACAACCCCCTGAAGCGCCCCGTGGTGATCCTGAAGGTGAAGGACAAGAAGACGGTGATGCACAGCCGGGTCGTGCCGAGCGACCTGTAGACCCTGCGGCGGGGCTCCGGTCTTCGAGCCCCGCCGCACCACCCCGAAAGGAATGAGACCATGACGACCAAGACCGAAAACGAGCTGATCCGTCCCCTGAACTGGTGGAACGCCCTCCCCCGGGAGGGCTACCGCTCCCTGGAAAGGATCTCCACGAACCAGAGCTGGTACTCCGTCTACCGGATCGACCCCCAGACTCTGGTGATCTCCGAGGACGGGCAGTTCGACGAAAACGTCTCCTATCTGGTCATGGGGGAGAAGCGGGCGGCCCTGATCGACACGGGAGACAACCTGGCGGACCTGCGGGAGCTGGTCCGGGGGCTCACCTCCCTGCCCGTCTTCGTGCTCAACACCCACCGTCACCTGGACCACATCGGGGCGAACTACCTCTTCGACGAGGTCTGGGCCTTCGACCACCGGGTCTCCCGGGAGGCGGCGGCCCTCGGGGTCCCGCAGCCCCACGTGCTGGAGGTCATCCAGCCCGGGAGCCTCTGCAAGGAGATCCCCGCCCCGTTCTACGAAAAGGCCTACTGCATCCCCCCCTACCGCATCACCCACTGGGTCCGGGACGGGGAGACCATCGACCTGGGGGGCCGCACCCTGGAGGCGATCCACACCCCCGGGCACTCCCCGGACCACCTGTGCTTCTACGAAGGGCGCACCCGGTACCTGTGGACCGGGGACATCTTCTACACCGGGTGCGTGTACACCCACCTGCCCTGGGGGGACCTGGACGTGTTCCTCCGCACCTACGAGAAGCTGCTGGAGCGCTACGACGAGTTCGGCCTCCTCATGCCCAGCCACAACGACCCCTGCATCGACAAGAGCGTCCTGCGGGAGATGCACGCCCTGGCCCTCCAGGCGCGAAGGGGCGAGGGGACCTACGAGGCGGGAGAAGGCGGCATGAGGAAGTATCGGGGCAGCTGCTTCTCCCTGGTCATCGGGGAAAAGCAGGCGGACCGCTAGAGGGAAGGGAGACGAGAACCATGGTTCGGGACAAGAGCGCGGTGGAGGTCTACGACGACGATTACGGCGAGAAGTGGTTCAGCGACGAGGCGTCCTTCCAGGACGACCTGGTGCCCGTCTGGGGCCGCCGCTGGAGCGTCTCCTCCGAGGTGGGGCGCCTTCGGGCGTGCCTGGTACGCCGTCCGGGCAAGGAGATCGAGTGCGTGAAGAACCCCGCGGACTGGCGCTGGGGAGACGTGATGGACCCCCAGAAGGCCCGGGATCAGCACGACGCCTTCACCCAGGTCTACCGGGACCACGGGGTGGACGTGTTCTACGTGGAGGAGCAGCGGGAGGACCGTCCCAACGCCATCTTCATGCGGGACAATCTCCTGGGCACCCCGGAGGGGGCCATCGTCTGCCGCCAGGCCACCCGGTTCCGCCGGGGGGAGGAGGCGGCGGTGACCCGGGCGGTGGCGAAGATCGGCTGCCCCGTGGTGCGCACCATCTCGGGACACGGCTACTTCGAGGGAGCCTGCGCCATGTGGATCGACCGGCGGACCATCGTCCTGGGGACGGGGGTACGGGCCAACGCCGAGGGAGTGCGGCAGGTGGAAGAGGTGCTCCGTCCCATGGGGGTGGAGACGGTCCTGCCCTTCCAGATCCCCTACGGCCACGCCCACCTGGACGGACTCATGAACCCCGTGGACCGGCGGAAGCTGCTCATCTTCCCCTGGCAGACCCCCTACGACGTCATCGACCCCCTGAAGCGGATGGGCTTCGAACTCATCGAGGCACCGGACGTGGACGAGGTGAAGCACGGCTCCTCCATCAACCTGGTAGCCCTGGCCCCGGGACTGGTGGTGATGCCCGCGGGCAACCCCAAGACCCAGCGGGCCCTGGAGAAGGCGGGGGTGGAGGTCATCCCCGTGGACGTTTCGGAGCTCATGAAGGGCTACGGTTCCCTGCACTGCATGACCGCCTTCCTGGAACGGGAAGAGATCTAGGGGTCCCGGGTCCGTGAGCCAGCTGAAGAACAGCTCCCAGTACTACCACCGGGTGCTCCAGCGCATCCCCCCCCAGGCCCTCCCGGCCTTTCAGGACGAGGACATGCAGCGGCGCGTCTGGGGCCGCCGCTGGGGGGTGTTCAACGACGTGGGCACCCTGCGGACCATCCTGCTCCACCGGCCGGGGGAGGAGATCCGGGTCATGACGCCGGACAAGTACGACCCGGAGATCGAGGCCCTCATCGACGACGACGAGCAGTGGTACTTCCGCTCCGACCAGGGGCCGGACCTGGAGAAGATGCAGCAGGAGCACGACGCCTTCGCCCGGCTCCTCGGAGACAACGGGGTGGAGCTGGTGTACATGGACGGGGGTCCCCGGGACCCCAACGCCATGTTCGTGCGGGACTGCGGCATGGTGGTGGACGGCGGGGTCATCGTCTCCCGCATGGGCCCCGTGGGGAAGGAGCACGGCACGGGCCGCCGGGGGGAGGAGCGCTACATCACCGCCAAACTGGCGGGGATGGGCATGCCCATCCTGCGGACCATCGCGGGAGACGGCCTCATGGAGGGGGGCAGCTTCTGCCTCCTGGACGAGAAGCACGCCGCCCTGGGCATGAGCTTCCGGGGCAACGACTCCGGGGCGGACCAGGTGGAGGACGTGCTCCGCACCCTGGGGATGGAACTGATCCGGGTCCCCCTGCCGGGGTTCGCCATGCACCTGGACGGGGGCATCCTCATGGTGGACCACCGCAAGGCCCTGGTGAACGTGGAGCGCCTCCCCTACTGGTTCCTCCGGACGCTGAAGGAGCTGGACATCGAACCCATCTACGGGGACTATCGGGACATCTCCTTCGCCATCAACGTCCTGGCCCTGCGCCCCGGGGTCATCGTCATGGACCGGCGGGGCGTGTGGACCCGGGAGATCCTGGAACGGCACGGGGTGAAGACCCTGCCGGTGGACTGGGAAGAATGCACGAAACACGGGGGCGGGGTACACTGTTCCTCCCTGCCCCTGGTGCGCGACAGGGATTAGCCTGACCACCACCCTCCCGAAAGCAGGGGCCCCCGGAGCGGACGCTCCGGGGGCCCCTGCCGTTTGCCCCGTCCCGGCCTGCCTACAGCTTGCCTTCCTCCATGAAGCGGAAGTTGGTGCCCCGGACGGACCGGAAGGTCTCCTCCGACGCCTCCCCGATGGGGTCCGCCAGACGCAGGACCTCCTCCCGGACCTCCTCGGCGTCGAGGGTGAGGAAGGCCCCGTCCTCGTAGAGCACCCTTCCGTCCACCGCGACCAGACAGACCTCGTTTCCCCGGGCGGCGTAGACCAGGTTGGGCACCAGGTTCCTCATGGGCCGGACGAAGAGGGGCATCATGGTGGGGGCCTGGAGGTCCACCAGGATGAAATCCCCCCGCTTGCCCTCCTCC
The sequence above is drawn from the Aminomonas paucivorans DSM 12260 genome and encodes:
- a CDS encoding ABC transporter substrate-binding protein; protein product: MKKALGFTLLAASLAVSCAAFAADKSPIKIGKLAALTGDGATWGEHHRNAAIMAVEEVNAKGGIAGHKVELVVYDTKGRAEDAVNATRRLIEMDKVVAISGTNTSGQQIAIRPLSQKGQVPIMSTAATNPVVTQDPKTGKPYPYSFRICFTDPYVSTCVAELAYRYLGKRKAVLFTDVGSDYAEGMKVFFVKQFEKLGGKIATIQGYRGGDVDFRAQITAAKASGGDVVFVPGVYKDMALIIKQCAEMDWHPAFIGGDGYSPAMYEIAGAAMEGTYWVSNVDWDDPNLVPFAKAYEKRWGKYPVEMGAAVYSYEATMALLDAAKRAAAANGGKVTGALIAREVVKTKNLKMPDFTYTCDPATHNPLKRPVVILKVKDKKTVMHSRVVPSDL
- a CDS encoding MBL fold metallo-hydrolase, yielding MTTKTENELIRPLNWWNALPREGYRSLERISTNQSWYSVYRIDPQTLVISEDGQFDENVSYLVMGEKRAALIDTGDNLADLRELVRGLTSLPVFVLNTHRHLDHIGANYLFDEVWAFDHRVSREAAALGVPQPHVLEVIQPGSLCKEIPAPFYEKAYCIPPYRITHWVRDGETIDLGGRTLEAIHTPGHSPDHLCFYEGRTRYLWTGDIFYTGCVYTHLPWGDLDVFLRTYEKLLERYDEFGLLMPSHNDPCIDKSVLREMHALALQARRGEGTYEAGEGGMRKYRGSCFSLVIGEKQADR
- a CDS encoding dimethylarginine dimethylaminohydrolase family protein gives rise to the protein MVRDKSAVEVYDDDYGEKWFSDEASFQDDLVPVWGRRWSVSSEVGRLRACLVRRPGKEIECVKNPADWRWGDVMDPQKARDQHDAFTQVYRDHGVDVFYVEEQREDRPNAIFMRDNLLGTPEGAIVCRQATRFRRGEEAAVTRAVAKIGCPVVRTISGHGYFEGACAMWIDRRTIVLGTGVRANAEGVRQVEEVLRPMGVETVLPFQIPYGHAHLDGLMNPVDRRKLLIFPWQTPYDVIDPLKRMGFELIEAPDVDEVKHGSSINLVALAPGLVVMPAGNPKTQRALEKAGVEVIPVDVSELMKGYGSLHCMTAFLEREEI
- a CDS encoding dimethylarginine dimethylaminohydrolase family protein gives rise to the protein MSQLKNSSQYYHRVLQRIPPQALPAFQDEDMQRRVWGRRWGVFNDVGTLRTILLHRPGEEIRVMTPDKYDPEIEALIDDDEQWYFRSDQGPDLEKMQQEHDAFARLLGDNGVELVYMDGGPRDPNAMFVRDCGMVVDGGVIVSRMGPVGKEHGTGRRGEERYITAKLAGMGMPILRTIAGDGLMEGGSFCLLDEKHAALGMSFRGNDSGADQVEDVLRTLGMELIRVPLPGFAMHLDGGILMVDHRKALVNVERLPYWFLRTLKELDIEPIYGDYRDISFAINVLALRPGVIVMDRRGVWTREILERHGVKTLPVDWEECTKHGGGVHCSSLPLVRDRD